Proteins from a single region of Macrobrachium nipponense isolate FS-2020 chromosome 11, ASM1510439v2, whole genome shotgun sequence:
- the LOC135208422 gene encoding uncharacterized protein LOC135208422 isoform X1: MKLKVVVVLLGVIALVAAAPSRGGGFGGGGGFGGGGGHRGGGGGFGGGGGGGGLGGGGLGGGGGYGGGGRHGGGIGGGGGFGGGGGYGR; encoded by the exons ATGAAACTCAAGGTC GTGGTTGTGCTCCTCGGAGTGATAGCCCTCGTTGCTGCCGCTCCATCACGCGGCGGAGGctttggaggaggaggtggatttGGAGGTGGAGGTGGACACAGAGGTGGTGGGGGAGgattcggaggaggaggaggaggcggtggACTTGGTGGAGGTGGATTAGGAGGTGGAGGAGGTTATGGAGGCGGTGGCAGACACGGTGGTGGAataggaggtggtggtggttttgGAGGAGGCGGAG GTTATGGACGCTAG
- the LOC135208576 gene encoding acanthoscurrin-1-like, translating to MNLKVVVVLLGVIALVAAAPRRGGGGFGGGGGFGGGGGHRGGGGGFGGGGGGGLGGGGFGGGGGFGGGGSHGGGFGGGGGFGGGGGFGR from the exons ATGAATTTGAAGGTG GTGGTTGTGCTCCTCGGGGTGATAGCCCTCGTCGCTGCTGCTCCAAGACGAGGAGGTGGAGGctttggaggaggaggtggatttggaggtggaggtggacacagaggtggtggaggaggattcggaggaggaggtggtggtggactCGGTGGAGGTGGATTCGGAGGTGGAGGAGGTTTTGGAGGAGGTGGCAGCCAcggtggaggatttggaggaggtggtggtttcggaggaggtggag GATTTGGGCGCTAG
- the LOC135208513 gene encoding acanthoscurrin-1-like, with the protein MKLKVVVVLLGVIALVAAAPSRGGGGFGGGGGFGGGSGGRGGGGGFGGGGGGGLGGGGFGGGGGFGGGGRHGGGIGGGGGIGGGGGYGR; encoded by the exons ATGAAACTCAAAGTC GTGGTTGTGCTCCTCGGAGTGATAGCCCTCGTTGCTGCAGCTCCATCACGCGGCGGTGGAGGctttggaggaggaggtggatttGGAGGTGGAAGTGGAGGcagaggtggtggaggaggattcggaggaggtggtggtggtggactcGGTGGAGGTGGATTCGGAGGTGGAGGAGGTTTTGGAGGCGGTGGCAGACACGGTGGTGGAataggaggtggtggtggtattGGAGGAGGCGGAG GTTATGGACGCTAG
- the LOC135208422 gene encoding uncharacterized protein LOC135208422 isoform X2, which translates to MKLKVVVLLGVIALVAAAPSRGGGFGGGGGFGGGGGHRGGGGGFGGGGGGGGLGGGGLGGGGGYGGGGRHGGGIGGGGGFGGGGGYGR; encoded by the exons ATGAAACTCAAG GTGGTTGTGCTCCTCGGAGTGATAGCCCTCGTTGCTGCCGCTCCATCACGCGGCGGAGGctttggaggaggaggtggatttGGAGGTGGAGGTGGACACAGAGGTGGTGGGGGAGgattcggaggaggaggaggaggcggtggACTTGGTGGAGGTGGATTAGGAGGTGGAGGAGGTTATGGAGGCGGTGGCAGACACGGTGGTGGAataggaggtggtggtggttttgGAGGAGGCGGAG GTTATGGACGCTAG